In one window of Ovis aries strain OAR_USU_Benz2616 breed Rambouillet chromosome 3, ARS-UI_Ramb_v3.0, whole genome shotgun sequence DNA:
- the RDH14 gene encoding retinol dehydrogenase 14, which yields MAAGTAAALLAALGGILWLAARRFVGSSVQRLHQGGDSGLMRGKTVLITGANSGLGRATAAELLRLGARVIMGCRDRERAEEAAGQLRREVWPTGGPDSGPTSGGAGELVVKELDLSSLSSVRSFCQEMLQEEPRLDVLINNAGVFQCPYMKTEDGFEMQFGVNHLGHFLLTNLLLGLLKSSAPSRIVVVSSKLYKYGDINFEDLNSEQSYNKSFCYSRSKLANILFTRELARRLEGTSVTVNVLHPGVVRTNLGRHIHIPLLVRPLFNLVSWAFFKTPEEGAQTAVYLASSPEVEGVSGKYFGDCKEEELLPKAMDESVARKLWDISEVMVGILK from the exons ATGGCAGCGGGTACCGCGGCAGCGTTACTGGCTGCACTAGGTGGGATCCTGTGGCTAGCCGCCCGGCGGTTTGTGGGGTCCAGCGTCCAGCGGCTGCACCAAGGCGGGGACTCCGGCCTCATGCGCGGGAAGACCGTGCTGATCACGGGGGCGAACAGCGGCCTGGGCCGCGCCACAGCGGCCGAGCTGTTGCGCCTGGGGGCTCGAGTGATCATGGGCTGCCGGGACCGCGAGCGCGCCGAGGAGGCGGCGGGTCAGCTCCGCCGCGAGGTCTGGCCGACGGGAGGCCCCGACTCGGGGCCCACCTCCGGCGGTGCCGGCGAGCTCGTCGTCAAGGAGTTGGACCTTTCCTCGCTGAGCTCCGTGCGCTCCTTCTGTCAGGAGATGCTCCAG GAAGAGCCTAGACTGGATGTTTTGATCAATAACGCTGGAGTCTTCCAGTGCCCTTATATGAAGACTGAAGATGGATTTGAGATGCAGTTTGGCGTGAACCATTTGGGACACTTCCTACTCACCAACCTTCTCCTGGGACTCCTCAAAAGTTCAGCTCCCAGCAGAATTGTGGTCGTTTCCTCTAAACTTTACAAATACGGAGACATCAACTTTGAAGACTTGAACAGTGAACAGAGCTATAATAAAAGCTTCTGTTACAGTCGGAGCAAACTGGCGAACATTCTTTTTACCAGAGAACTCGCCCGCCGCTTGGAAGGCACCAGCGTCACTGTGAATGTGTTACACCCTGGCGTAGTGCGGACTAACCTCGGGAGGCACATACACATCCCACTGTTAGTCAGACCACTTTTCAATTTAGTGTCATGGGCTTTCTTCAAAACTCCAGAAGAGGGGGCCCAGACTGCAGTGTATTTGGCCTCTTCACCTGAGGTGGAAGGTGTTTCAGGCAAGTACTTTGGGGACTGTAAAGAGGAAGAACTGTTGCCCAAAGCTATGGATGAGTCTGTGGCGAGAAAACTTTGGGATATCAGTGAAGTAATGGTTGGCATATTAAAATAG